The Nocardioides panzhihuensis genome has a segment encoding these proteins:
- a CDS encoding cytochrome P450 encodes MSNDMSHGLIEYLPPTGATWADPWPMYAALREHDPVHHVARGDYWVLTRHDDVHTAVLDHETFSSTGGLTTAQDELERIGLVDNPPMVMTDPPAHTAFRKLVNRGFTPKQVEDVTPRVTRFVVERVEQIRAAGGGDIVEELFKPLPSMVVAHYLGVPEADWGRFDVWTDAIVTANAAQDETIGAGAAAELMGYFAELIERRRREPGDDTVSHLVAAGEADDDAGLLRVLAFAFTMVAGGNDTTTGLLGGGLPLLADRPDQRELARDDVPAAVEELLRLTSPVQGLARTTTRDVTIHDVTIPAGRKVLLCYAAANRDPRAFGADAEELDVTRRPRQILTFAHGAHHCLGAAAARMMGRVTLTEILGRMPSFTVDHDSMAWAPGSYVRRPVSLHVEVGR; translated from the coding sequence ATGTCGAACGATATGTCTCACGGACTGATCGAGTACCTCCCGCCGACCGGGGCGACCTGGGCCGACCCGTGGCCGATGTACGCCGCACTGCGGGAGCACGACCCGGTCCACCACGTCGCCCGAGGCGACTACTGGGTCCTGACCAGGCACGACGACGTCCACACGGCAGTGCTCGATCACGAGACGTTCAGCTCGACCGGCGGGTTGACGACGGCTCAGGACGAGCTCGAGCGAATCGGCCTGGTAGACAACCCGCCGATGGTGATGACCGATCCACCGGCTCACACGGCATTTCGCAAGCTGGTGAACCGCGGGTTCACGCCGAAGCAGGTCGAGGACGTGACGCCTCGGGTCACCCGGTTCGTCGTCGAGCGGGTGGAACAGATCAGGGCGGCCGGGGGTGGTGACATCGTCGAGGAGCTGTTCAAGCCTCTGCCGAGCATGGTCGTGGCCCACTATCTCGGCGTTCCCGAGGCCGACTGGGGCCGCTTCGACGTGTGGACCGACGCGATCGTCACGGCCAACGCGGCCCAGGACGAGACCATCGGAGCCGGAGCCGCCGCCGAGCTCATGGGCTATTTCGCAGAGCTCATCGAGCGCCGCCGACGCGAGCCCGGCGACGACACCGTCTCCCATCTCGTCGCCGCCGGGGAGGCCGACGACGACGCCGGCCTGCTCCGGGTGCTCGCGTTCGCCTTCACGATGGTCGCCGGTGGCAACGACACGACCACCGGGCTGCTGGGCGGCGGCCTGCCGCTGCTGGCGGACCGGCCCGACCAGCGCGAGCTGGCTCGGGACGACGTCCCGGCCGCCGTCGAGGAGCTGCTGCGGCTCACCTCGCCCGTGCAGGGGCTCGCGCGGACCACCACCCGCGACGTGACGATCCACGATGTCACCATCCCCGCGGGGAGGAAGGTTCTGCTCTGCTACGCCGCCGCCAACCGGGATCCGCGCGCCTTCGGTGCCGACGCCGAGGAGCTCGACGTCACCCGCAGGCCGCGGCAGATCCTGACCTTCGCCCACGGCGCCCATCACTGCCTGGGTGCCGCGGCAGCCAGGATGATGGGTCGGGTGACGCTCACGGAGATACTCGGCCGGATGCCTTCCTTCACCGTCGACCACGACTCCATGGCGTGGGCGCCGGGGAGCTACGTACGCAGGCCCGTCAGCCTCCACGTCGAGGTCGGTCGATGA
- a CDS encoding TetR/AcrR family transcriptional regulator — translation MSWLAEAKTDLAAERILDAAGALFVERGVGKPGMDEVARAAGCSRATLYRYFENRQVLIQAFAHREARLITAQVARATAAVPDPRCRLVEAVLVCLAAVRERPHLQAWYAGDSTLLREVLHESSVIRGSAQTYLAPDAEGSDPDLVDWVLRIILSFLTDPGDDEEAERRLLERFLPGTASAPQRNE, via the coding sequence ATGAGCTGGCTCGCCGAGGCGAAGACGGACCTCGCCGCCGAACGGATCCTCGACGCGGCGGGCGCACTCTTCGTCGAGCGCGGCGTCGGCAAGCCGGGCATGGACGAGGTCGCCCGCGCGGCCGGCTGCTCGCGGGCGACCCTGTACCGCTACTTCGAGAACCGACAGGTCCTGATCCAGGCCTTCGCCCACCGTGAGGCGCGGCTGATCACCGCCCAGGTCGCCCGGGCCACGGCCGCCGTGCCCGACCCTCGCTGTCGCTTGGTCGAGGCCGTCCTCGTCTGCCTCGCTGCGGTGCGCGAGCGACCTCATCTCCAGGCGTGGTACGCCGGTGACAGCACGCTGCTCCGCGAGGTGCTGCACGAGTCCTCCGTCATCCGTGGGTCCGCGCAGACCTACCTGGCTCCCGACGCGGAGGGGTCCGACCCGGATCTCGTCGACTGGGTGCTGCGCATCATCCTGTCGTTCCTCACCGACCCCGGCGACGACGAAGAGGCCGAACGCCGCTTGCTGGAGCGGTTCCTCCCGGGGACGGCTTCTGCTCCTCAGCGCAACGAGTAG
- a CDS encoding methionine/alanine import family NSS transporter small subunit, whose translation MSGGAIVMMLVAMLIIWGGLALAIVNLRRSPDVPRPDEVKRDL comes from the coding sequence ATGAGTGGTGGAGCCATCGTCATGATGCTCGTCGCGATGCTGATCATCTGGGGTGGCCTGGCACTGGCCATCGTCAACCTGCGACGCAGCCCCGATGTTCCGCGACCGGACGAGGTCAAGCGCGACCTCTGA
- the trhA gene encoding PAQR family membrane homeostasis protein TrhA has product MSRRDDALDRAADVMADKIAEVKPHLRGWLHAGSVPLLTAAFAVLIVLSPTTLTRVGASIYAASAVLLFSVSGLYHRGNWRPRIWAFWRRFDHANIYVFIAGSYTPFAFLYLSGAARAWMLGIVWGCAIAGLLFRILWIDAPRWFLTTLYIALGWVAVLFAPQLLDGADRFPTWVNVTAVTLVAAGGLLYTAGGLVYAAKRPNPSPDWFGFHEVFHLLTVLAFVAQYVAVSVTTYSLR; this is encoded by the coding sequence GTGAGCCGCCGCGACGATGCCCTGGACCGGGCCGCTGACGTGATGGCCGACAAGATCGCCGAGGTCAAACCGCACCTGCGCGGGTGGCTGCATGCCGGTTCGGTGCCCCTGCTCACCGCGGCGTTCGCGGTCCTGATCGTCCTCTCACCCACCACCCTCACCCGGGTCGGGGCATCGATCTACGCCGCCAGCGCAGTGCTGCTGTTCAGCGTCTCCGGCCTCTACCACCGCGGCAACTGGCGGCCACGGATCTGGGCGTTCTGGCGTCGCTTCGACCACGCCAACATCTACGTCTTCATCGCCGGCAGCTACACGCCGTTCGCGTTCCTCTACCTGTCGGGCGCGGCACGGGCGTGGATGCTGGGGATCGTCTGGGGCTGCGCGATCGCCGGTCTCCTGTTTCGGATCCTCTGGATCGACGCACCCCGCTGGTTCCTCACAACGCTCTACATCGCCCTCGGCTGGGTCGCGGTCCTCTTCGCCCCGCAGCTTCTCGACGGCGCTGATCGCTTCCCGACCTGGGTCAACGTCACGGCCGTGACCCTGGTCGCCGCCGGCGGGCTGCTCTACACGGCCGGCGGTCTCGTCTACGCGGCGAAGCGTCCGAACCCGTCACCCGACTGGTTCGGTTTCCACGAGGTCTTCCATCTCCTCACCGTGCTGGCCTTCGTGGCCCAGTACGTCGCCGTCTCCGTCACCACCTACTCGTTGCGCTGA
- a CDS encoding FAD-binding oxidoreductase, translating into MTLEMHPQRWGDPAHAAPLPESVRGLVDAFVGTRDTPAVEDVRLPDAGIGDDLLAALRAEIGDDAVLVDDESRRLRTRGKSTPDLIRARTGDLADAPDAVARPGSPEHVAAVLAWAVDHHVAVVPFGGGTCVTGGLAARRDGYAGLISLDLVRLDQLLSVDKVSMTAVLQPGMRGPAAEAALAEHGLTLGHFPQSFEFASIGGFAATRSSGQSSAGFGRFDDMVVGLRVATPVGELVLGSSPANAAGPDLREAVLGSEGTLGVITEVTVRVRALAAEKVYEAWSFATFAEGAEAMRTLAQSGRLPTVLRLSDETETMVNLASQSDIGGDGVTGCLMIAGYEGEAASVAARRAEVTTVLESLGGTDLGEERGQAWAAGRFHAPYLRDSMLDAGVLVETLETATFWSNREQVYQAVKQALETSLGEGTLVLCHISHVYETGCSLYFTVAAKQAEDPLPQWLAAKAAASDAMIESGATITHHHAVGTDHKPWLAREIGPVGVAMLRGLKGAVDPAGVLNPGVLIP; encoded by the coding sequence ATGACGCTCGAAATGCATCCTCAGCGCTGGGGGGATCCTGCCCACGCCGCGCCCCTGCCGGAGTCCGTCAGAGGTCTCGTCGACGCCTTCGTGGGCACCCGTGACACCCCGGCCGTGGAGGACGTTCGACTTCCGGACGCCGGCATCGGCGACGACCTGCTCGCCGCGCTGCGGGCAGAGATCGGCGACGACGCGGTCCTCGTCGACGACGAGTCGCGCCGCCTCCGTACGCGGGGCAAGTCGACCCCCGACCTGATCCGGGCACGCACCGGCGACCTGGCCGACGCGCCGGACGCCGTGGCCCGGCCGGGCTCGCCCGAGCACGTCGCCGCGGTCCTGGCCTGGGCGGTCGACCACCACGTCGCGGTGGTGCCCTTCGGCGGCGGCACCTGTGTCACCGGTGGGCTCGCCGCGCGCCGGGACGGCTACGCCGGGCTGATCAGCCTGGACCTGGTCCGTCTCGACCAGCTGCTCTCGGTCGACAAGGTGTCGATGACGGCGGTCCTGCAGCCGGGCATGCGCGGTCCTGCCGCGGAGGCAGCGCTCGCCGAGCACGGTCTGACCCTCGGCCACTTCCCGCAGTCCTTCGAGTTCGCCTCCATAGGCGGCTTCGCCGCCACCCGCTCCAGCGGCCAGTCCTCGGCCGGGTTCGGCCGTTTCGACGACATGGTCGTCGGTCTTCGCGTGGCGACGCCCGTGGGTGAGCTGGTGCTCGGTTCCTCGCCGGCCAACGCCGCCGGACCCGACCTGCGCGAGGCCGTGCTCGGCTCCGAGGGCACGCTCGGCGTGATCACCGAGGTCACTGTTCGGGTTCGCGCCCTGGCCGCCGAGAAGGTCTATGAGGCATGGTCCTTCGCGACCTTCGCCGAAGGTGCGGAGGCCATGCGGACCCTTGCGCAGTCGGGTCGGCTGCCCACCGTGCTGAGGCTCTCCGACGAGACGGAGACGATGGTCAACCTCGCCAGCCAGAGCGACATCGGCGGCGACGGCGTGACCGGCTGCCTGATGATCGCAGGGTACGAGGGCGAGGCCGCTTCGGTCGCCGCCCGCCGGGCCGAGGTCACCACCGTGCTCGAGTCGCTCGGCGGCACCGACCTGGGCGAGGAGCGCGGACAGGCCTGGGCCGCGGGACGCTTCCACGCCCCATACCTGCGCGACTCCATGCTGGACGCGGGCGTTCTCGTGGAAACCCTCGAGACCGCCACCTTCTGGTCCAACCGCGAGCAGGTCTACCAGGCCGTGAAGCAGGCGCTCGAGACGTCGCTGGGCGAGGGCACCCTGGTCCTCTGCCACATCTCGCACGTCTACGAGACGGGCTGCTCGCTCTACTTCACCGTGGCCGCCAAGCAGGCCGAGGACCCGCTGCCGCAGTGGCTCGCCGCGAAGGCCGCGGCCTCGGACGCGATGATCGAGTCCGGCGCGACCATCACCCACCACCACGCGGTCGGCACCGACCACAAGCCGTGGCTGGCGCGCGAGATCGGCCCGGTCGGCGTGGCGATGCTGCGGGGTCTGAAGGGCGCCGTCGATCCCGCCGGAGTGCTCAACCCCGGGGTGCTGATCCCATGA
- a CDS encoding TetR/AcrR family transcriptional regulator codes for MTSERNNATEASTADRLLTAARACVLDVGWKRTTLTDVANRAGVSRMTVYRTYVDMDSLFGDLMTREWAEVVASVVATDDRDASWPDRIATGVAGSVAALREDALLRRMVDVDPEWLLRYLLHRRGRSQDAVLDMLAEQITRGQSEGSLRAGDPVLLARSIVLTAHGFLFSSHTMTDETVTHAGLDHELAELVRRFLTP; via the coding sequence ATGACGTCAGAACGCAACAACGCCACGGAGGCGTCGACCGCCGATCGGCTGCTCACCGCGGCGCGCGCTTGCGTCCTCGACGTGGGGTGGAAGCGCACGACTCTCACCGACGTGGCCAACCGCGCGGGCGTCTCCCGGATGACCGTCTACCGCACGTACGTCGACATGGACTCGCTGTTCGGCGACCTGATGACCCGCGAATGGGCTGAGGTCGTCGCCTCCGTGGTGGCGACCGACGACCGAGATGCGTCATGGCCCGACCGGATCGCGACCGGCGTGGCCGGGAGCGTCGCGGCTCTTCGGGAGGACGCACTGCTGCGCCGGATGGTCGATGTCGATCCCGAGTGGCTGCTGCGCTATCTGCTCCACCGGCGCGGCCGGTCCCAGGACGCGGTCCTCGACATGCTCGCCGAGCAGATCACCCGGGGCCAGTCCGAGGGGAGCCTGCGAGCGGGGGACCCGGTGCTGCTGGCCCGGAGCATCGTGCTCACTGCTCACGGGTTCCTGTTCTCTTCCCACACGATGACGGACGAGACCGTCACCCACGCTGGTCTCGACCACGAGCTCGCCGAGCTCGTCCGGAGGTTCCTCACGCCATGA
- a CDS encoding glycerol-3-phosphate dehydrogenase/oxidase gives MTADTARILPGLHGAPEQVDLVVIGLGVTGAGVALDAASRGLRVLAIDAHDVAFGTSRWSSKLIHGGLRYLASLQLGIAYESAVERGILMERTAPHLTRPLPWLLPLSTSVSHTQATLAAAGFRTGDLLRLAARTRRDTLPRPRRVSRTEAMRLAPALRSAGLRGGLINWDGQLEDDARLVTCLARTAAAHGAHVHTRVRVLEATGTAVQLRDELTGETRTVTTRAVVNAAGVWAGDLVEEIRLRPSRGTHVVLRAETIPGLRSALTVPIPGSTSRYVFALPQSDGTIFVGLTDEPVDGEIPDVPQPTEGEIGFLLDVLAAALERPVKRSDVVGAFAGLRPLLDADGSTSDLSRKHAVLTSRRGVVTVVGGKLTTYRQMAEDAVDATGLTTRRCRTRDLPLLGAAPRDVLARIEEPARLVRRFGTEARFVIDEAARATGLPEEELVAPGPAGITLAELVFGVTHEGAVDVDDLLDRRTRVGLVPEDREAALPLAERALALAGARL, from the coding sequence ATGACCGCAGACACCGCACGCATCCTGCCGGGCCTCCACGGAGCGCCGGAGCAGGTCGACCTGGTCGTCATCGGCCTCGGGGTCACCGGGGCCGGCGTCGCCCTCGACGCCGCTTCACGCGGGTTGAGGGTGTTGGCGATCGACGCTCATGACGTCGCGTTCGGCACCTCGCGCTGGTCCAGCAAGCTGATCCACGGCGGCCTGCGCTACCTCGCCTCGCTGCAGCTCGGGATCGCCTACGAGAGCGCCGTCGAGCGCGGCATCCTGATGGAGCGTACGGCGCCGCACCTGACCCGCCCGCTGCCCTGGCTGCTGCCCCTGAGCACCAGCGTCTCGCACACCCAGGCCACGCTCGCTGCCGCCGGGTTCCGCACCGGCGACCTGCTCCGGCTCGCGGCCCGGACCCGACGCGACACGCTTCCCCGGCCCCGGCGGGTCTCCCGCACCGAGGCGATGCGACTGGCGCCGGCGCTGCGCTCCGCCGGGCTTCGTGGCGGCCTGATCAACTGGGACGGCCAGCTCGAGGACGACGCCCGTCTGGTCACCTGCCTGGCCCGGACCGCGGCGGCGCACGGCGCCCACGTCCACACCCGGGTCCGCGTCCTGGAGGCGACCGGCACCGCCGTTCAGCTCCGCGACGAGCTCACCGGGGAGACCCGGACGGTCACGACTCGCGCGGTGGTCAACGCCGCAGGCGTGTGGGCCGGTGACCTGGTGGAGGAGATCCGCCTGCGTCCCAGCCGGGGCACCCACGTGGTGCTCCGGGCGGAGACGATCCCCGGGCTCAGGTCTGCGCTGACCGTGCCCATCCCGGGCAGCACCAGCAGGTACGTCTTCGCGCTTCCCCAGTCCGATGGCACGATCTTCGTCGGCCTCACCGACGAGCCCGTCGACGGGGAGATCCCCGACGTTCCCCAGCCGACGGAGGGCGAGATCGGCTTCCTACTCGACGTGCTCGCCGCGGCACTCGAGCGACCGGTCAAGCGCTCCGACGTCGTCGGCGCCTTCGCCGGCCTCCGCCCGCTGCTGGACGCGGACGGCTCCACCTCCGACCTGTCCCGCAAGCATGCAGTCCTCACCTCGCGCCGCGGCGTCGTGACCGTCGTCGGCGGCAAGCTGACGACCTACCGGCAGATGGCCGAGGACGCCGTGGACGCGACCGGACTCACCACCCGCAGGTGCCGCACCCGCGACCTGCCGCTGCTGGGTGCCGCGCCGCGCGACGTACTGGCCCGGATCGAGGAGCCCGCGCGCCTGGTCCGGCGGTTCGGCACCGAGGCACGGTTCGTCATCGACGAGGCCGCCAGGGCCACGGGTCTTCCCGAGGAGGAGCTGGTCGCACCCGGACCGGCGGGCATCACGCTGGCCGAGCTCGTCTTCGGCGTGACCCACGAAGGTGCCGTGGACGTCGACGACCTGCTCGACCGGCGTACGCGAGTCGGGCTCGTGCCCGAGGACCGCGAAGCGGCACTCCCCCTGGCCGAGCGTGCCCTCGCCCTCGCCGGAGCTCGCCTGTGA
- a CDS encoding sodium-dependent transporter — MGTTPEGVQDGAEAKRGAFSSRQVFILAAIGSAVGLGNIWRFPYVAYDNGGGAFVIPYIVALLTAGIPFLFLDYALGHRFRGSAPLSFARLRRGTEGLGWWQVGICFMIAIYYAAVMAWAVRYTIFSVNKAWGDDPEGFFFGEFLKAGDPGVDATPVWGVLIPLLLVWVAILAVMLLGVQKGVGATSVIFIPILVVAFGILVVRSLFLPGAAEGLDALFTPNWAALTDATVWAAAYGQIFFSLSIGFGIMITYSSYVHRHTDMPGSGLVVGFANSGFELLAGIGVFAALGFMAQANGVAVDEVATSGIGLAFVAFPAIISEAPAGALIGVLFFLSLVIAGFTSMVSIVEVVISGVRDKFEMTRKGATIAVTVPMALLSLVLFSTTSGIYVLDIVDHFINQFGILLVAVISMLVLSWGLRVLPTFSDHLSDGSSIVVGAWWRVLVSIVAPIGLVLVLGLSFWEDVKTPYEGYPAWMLGVFGWGAAGAVIVFGFLAAQAKWRDPETLSEVHFNKKGAES, encoded by the coding sequence ATGGGCACGACACCTGAGGGCGTGCAGGACGGTGCGGAGGCAAAACGCGGAGCGTTCTCTTCGAGACAGGTTTTCATCCTCGCGGCGATCGGCTCCGCGGTGGGCCTGGGCAACATCTGGCGGTTCCCCTACGTCGCCTACGACAACGGCGGTGGCGCGTTCGTCATCCCCTACATCGTGGCGCTGCTGACGGCGGGCATCCCGTTCCTCTTCCTCGACTACGCGCTCGGTCACCGTTTCCGCGGCTCGGCGCCGCTCTCCTTCGCGCGGCTCCGCCGCGGCACCGAGGGCCTCGGCTGGTGGCAGGTCGGCATCTGCTTCATGATCGCCATCTACTACGCAGCGGTCATGGCTTGGGCGGTCCGCTACACGATCTTCAGCGTGAACAAGGCTTGGGGCGACGACCCGGAGGGGTTCTTCTTCGGTGAGTTCCTCAAGGCGGGCGACCCGGGCGTGGACGCCACCCCGGTGTGGGGCGTGCTGATCCCGCTGCTGCTGGTGTGGGTCGCGATCCTGGCCGTGATGCTGCTCGGTGTCCAGAAGGGCGTCGGCGCGACCTCGGTCATCTTCATCCCGATCCTCGTGGTCGCCTTCGGCATCCTCGTGGTGCGCTCGCTCTTCCTGCCGGGCGCGGCCGAAGGGTTGGACGCGCTCTTCACCCCGAACTGGGCGGCGCTGACCGACGCAACGGTGTGGGCCGCGGCGTACGGTCAGATCTTCTTCTCGCTGTCCATCGGCTTCGGCATCATGATCACCTACTCCTCCTACGTGCACCGGCACACCGACATGCCGGGCTCGGGTCTGGTCGTCGGTTTCGCCAACTCCGGCTTCGAGCTGCTCGCCGGTATCGGCGTCTTCGCCGCGCTCGGCTTCATGGCGCAGGCCAACGGGGTCGCTGTCGACGAGGTCGCCACCTCCGGCATCGGTCTGGCGTTCGTCGCCTTCCCCGCGATCATCAGCGAGGCCCCAGCAGGTGCCTTGATCGGTGTGCTCTTCTTCCTCTCGCTGGTCATCGCCGGCTTCACCTCGATGGTCTCCATCGTCGAGGTCGTGATCTCGGGTGTGCGTGACAAGTTCGAGATGACGCGCAAGGGCGCCACCATCGCGGTCACCGTGCCGATGGCCCTGCTCAGCCTGGTGCTCTTCTCCACGACGAGCGGGATCTACGTGCTCGACATCGTCGACCACTTCATCAACCAGTTCGGCATCCTGCTGGTCGCCGTGATCTCGATGCTGGTCCTGAGCTGGGGGCTGCGCGTGCTGCCGACCTTCAGCGACCACCTGTCCGACGGCAGCTCGATCGTCGTCGGTGCGTGGTGGCGGGTCCTGGTCAGCATCGTCGCCCCGATCGGCCTGGTCCTGGTTCTCGGTCTCTCCTTCTGGGAGGACGTGAAGACGCCGTACGAGGGCTACCCGGCCTGGATGCTCGGCGTCTTCGGCTGGGGCGCTGCCGGCGCCGTCATCGTCTTCGGCTTCCTGGCCGCTCAGGCCAAGTGGCGGGACCCGGAGACCCTGTCCGAGGTTCACTTCAACAAGAAGGGAGCAGAGTCATGA